The Vibrio ishigakensis genome has a window encoding:
- a CDS encoding phytanoyl-CoA dioxygenase family protein, which produces MTTATPTRPESQNPTALQQYQEQGFILHKQPLLKESQFSKLAEIFESLLAEKGDLRADELNRPHYADPRLFEFLTAKPVLDLVESLIGPNIGLWSSHFICKEPFTGRTTPWHEDSKYWEGRIDRMDKLATIWLAIDPSNKQNGCMRVIPGTHLVSGDLEYVPVSKETHTFGTELHNRYFDDNDAVYFELQPNECSVHDGRIFHGALANTSPIRRCGYTMRYVSLDCKINQNHPGNETHKLYHLRGENLGNNKVVQVPEF; this is translated from the coding sequence ATGACAACAGCTACCCCTACTCGACCTGAATCACAAAATCCTACTGCCCTGCAGCAATATCAAGAACAGGGCTTCATCCTGCATAAGCAGCCTCTTCTTAAAGAAAGTCAGTTTTCTAAGCTGGCCGAGATCTTTGAATCTCTACTCGCTGAGAAGGGAGACCTCAGAGCGGATGAACTCAACCGCCCTCACTATGCAGATCCAAGACTATTTGAGTTTCTGACAGCCAAACCTGTATTGGATCTGGTTGAATCCTTGATCGGTCCTAACATTGGCCTTTGGAGTAGCCACTTCATCTGTAAAGAACCCTTCACCGGACGTACTACACCTTGGCACGAAGATTCAAAATACTGGGAAGGTCGAATCGATAGAATGGATAAGCTGGCGACCATTTGGCTTGCTATTGACCCTTCAAACAAGCAAAACGGTTGTATGCGCGTGATTCCTGGCACCCATTTGGTAAGTGGCGATCTAGAGTATGTACCTGTAAGCAAGGAAACCCATACCTTTGGTACCGAGCTTCACAATCGATATTTCGATGATAACGATGCGGTCTATTTTGAACTGCAACCGAATGAGTGCTCGGTGCATGACGGGCGCATCTTCCATGGCGCATTAGCAAACACCAGCCCAATACGACGCTGTGGATACACCATGCGCTATGTGTCTCTCGACTGTAAAATTAACCAGAACCACCCAGGCAATGAGACTCACAAGCTATATCATCTTCGTGGTGAAAACCTAGGTAACAACAAAGTTGTACAGGTGCCTGAGTTCTAA
- a CDS encoding NHL repeat-containing protein, translating into MPTKFEVNTNWTKVPQHIRIDNCHELAQSRDGRVFLSVDCPENNILIFTEQGKFLESWTLGFDGTHGLTLFEDEGQEYLLITQTGVTEINGVVNKGLGKVVKTTLDGKVLHTFKNPFELGLYEQGLTYNPTETCVASNGDIYIADGYGASFVHCFDRKGTYKHTFGGFSELDSSLLNPHGIAIDSRSGTERLVVSSRKQSRFKFYTLDGEYIEAIHLPGAYPCRPVIKGDYLYAGVCWSGPIVSDVDLENYLERDDNSGFVLILDKQGKVVEALGAEAVLYDNGILTPLCVSEDSPFHHVHDVLVLEDNKLIISQWRAEQTLPFSLLYINHQSDDCDLSLSVNSRLFEG; encoded by the coding sequence ATGCCTACCAAGTTTGAGGTCAATACCAATTGGACTAAGGTGCCACAACATATACGCATAGATAACTGTCATGAGCTAGCACAGAGCCGAGATGGTAGGGTGTTTCTAAGCGTCGATTGCCCAGAAAACAATATCTTAATTTTCACAGAACAAGGGAAGTTCCTTGAAAGCTGGACCCTCGGCTTTGATGGTACTCACGGGCTAACCCTGTTCGAAGATGAAGGTCAGGAATACCTGCTTATTACACAAACTGGCGTGACTGAGATTAATGGTGTGGTCAATAAAGGGTTAGGTAAGGTTGTAAAAACAACTTTGGATGGAAAAGTGCTTCACACCTTTAAGAATCCATTTGAACTTGGTCTATATGAGCAAGGTTTAACCTACAACCCAACTGAAACCTGCGTTGCCAGCAACGGTGATATCTACATCGCAGACGGCTACGGTGCGAGCTTTGTGCACTGCTTTGACCGAAAGGGCACCTATAAACATACCTTTGGTGGCTTCAGTGAATTGGACAGTTCACTGCTTAATCCGCACGGTATCGCTATTGATTCTCGCTCTGGAACTGAGCGTTTGGTGGTATCGTCTCGAAAACAATCGCGCTTTAAATTTTACACGCTCGATGGCGAATATATCGAGGCTATTCATTTGCCCGGCGCTTACCCGTGCCGCCCCGTCATCAAAGGCGATTACCTGTATGCAGGCGTGTGTTGGTCTGGCCCAATCGTCAGTGATGTTGACCTAGAAAATTATCTCGAGCGAGATGACAACAGTGGTTTTGTCTTGATCCTGGATAAGCAAGGTAAGGTGGTTGAGGCTTTGGGTGCAGAGGCGGTTCTCTATGACAATGGCATTCTTACTCCTCTCTGCGTATCCGAAGACTCCCCCTTCCATCATGTGCATGACGTTCTGGTATTGGAAGACAATAAGCTGATTATTAGTCAGTGGAGAGCAGAGCAAACCCTTCCTTTTTCCCTTCTATATATAAATCATCAAAGCGACGATTGTGATTTGAGTCTCAGCGTTAATAGTCGATTGTTCGAGGGATAA